CGCTCTTCATGTTCCTGGTCGTGGTGGCGTCGGCGCTGTGCGTGACGGAGCGGCGGGCCACGGTGGTCGCCATCGGGCTGCTGCTGGCCGCCGCCACCCTGACCAGGACCATCGGCCAGCCCCTCATCGTGCTGTTCGCCGCGTGGTTCGTCCTGCGCGGGCGGGTGCGGCTCGCCGGGGTGCTGCTCGCGGCCGCGCTGGTGCCCGTGGTCGCGTACGGCGGCTGGTTCTACGCCACCTACCAGCGCGTCGGCCTCGTGGGCGCGAACGGCGTCTTCCTGTACGCCCGGACGATGGCGTTCGCCGACTGCGCCAAGATGGACCCGCCGCCCGACCTGAGGGTCCTGTGCGACCCGCGGCCACCGGAGCGGCGCCCGCCGTCCCAGGAGTACATCTGGGCCAAGGACTCCCCTCTCGTGGAGCTGCCCGGGATCACGTTCACGAAGAAGAACGACGACCTGGCGGGCAGGTTCGCGACGCTGGCGATCAGGAGTCAGCCGGTCGACTACGCCGCCTCGGTGCTGACCGAGCTGGGGCGCACCTTCACCTGGAGCCGTCCGGTCTATCCCGATCCCGAGATCTACGGCTACTACCAGTTCCCGGTGAAGGAGCCCGGGCCACCTGGCCGCTATCCCGCACAGGTCGGTGCCGATTATGCAAAGCTCTACGAACAGGGTGCGATCGGTACAAAGATCGTCGAGCCCTACGCCGGATGGCTGAGGGCCTACCAGAGCGTGGCGCGGCTGCCCGGCCTGGTGCTGCTGGGGGCCCTGCTGGTGCCCCTTGTGGCGGCCGTCACGCGCAGGCGTCGGCCAAGGCGCCCCCCGGCCTGGCTGGTGCCCTGGTCGGCGGCGGTCGTGCTGCTGGTCACACCGGCCGTGGCGGCGGAGTTCGACTATCGGTACGTGTTGCCGGCCGTACCCCTGGCCTGTTTGGCGGCGGCCCTGAGCATCAGGCCTGACGTGCTAAGACAGTCCGGAGGCGATAAGGAGTTTGGCGATGATATTCCACCCAATGTCCAGCTCTGAGTATGCTTTGCCGCGGAAACTTCAGGCCCGGGTCACGGTCGTCCCCCACGGTCATGACACCTGGTACGCCGTACGTGACCTCGTCTCGTGGCGCGAGGCGACGAAGCCAGCGCGTCAGGCGCAAGAAGCGAGGCTAGGGGACGTATGACTGACTACAGGAGCGTGCCCGTAGTCGACACCGGGCAGGGCTACAGGGGTGCCCCCACCCAGCCCGGCAGCAGGATGGCACGCAGAGCGGCCGCTTCCGCGCCGCCTCCGCCACCGCCCGACGACCGGTCGGCGCGCGGTCACCGCGGCGGTGGCGGCGGCGGCGGTGGCCAGAACAAGATGCGGATCCTCGCCTGGGTCAGCATCGGCCTCACCACGGTCATGGTGGCCGGCGCGCTGACCGGCTACACGGTCTATCGCGACGCCCTCGGCAACATCAACAAGAAGAGCGTCAACAGCGACATCCTCAACCCGAGGCCGCCGGAGACCGGAGCGCTCAACGTCCTGCTCGTGGGCTCCGACACCCGCGCGGGCAAGGGCAACGCGAAGTACGGCCAGCAGCTCGCCAGGACGGCCGACGCCGGCGGCAAGCGCACCGACACGATCATCCTCATGCACCTCTCCCCCGGCCGGGACAAAGCACGCCTGATCAGCTTCCCGCGCGACTCGATGGTGCAGATCCCCAAGTGCAAGAACGAGACCACCAAGCAGGAGATGCCCCCGCGCCGAGACATGATCAACTCGGCGTACAACTCCGGTGGCATCGCCTGCACGATCTCCACGATCGAGACCCTCACCGGCATCCGCGTCAACCACTTCGTCGAGGTCGACTTCAGCGGCTTCAAGAACATCGTGGACGCGCTCGGCGGCATCGAGATCTGCCTGAAGTCGGGCGTCAACGACAAGAACTCCCACTTGGTCCTGCCACCGGGCAAGAGCCTGCTCAACGGCGAGAAGGCCCTGGGGTACGTGCGCCTGCGCCACTACGGTGACGGCAGCGACATCCAGCGCATCAAGCGGCAGCAGATCTTCCTGAGCAAGGTCGTCGCCAAGGCCACCAGCAGCGAGCTGCTCACCGACGTCGGCAAGCTCACGGACTTCATCGCGGCCGCGGGCAAGTCGGTCACCATGGACCCCGAGCTGGCCAACGACACCGAGCAGCTCATCAACATCGCGATGAGCGCCAAGCAGCTGACGGCGGGGGGCGTCAAGTTCACGACGATCCCGTGGGGGCCCGACCCCGAGGACAAGAACCGCGTGGTCTGGAGACAGCCCGACGCCAACGAGCTGTTCACCTCGATCAAGACCGACACCGAGGTCGCCACCCCGGCGCCGTCCGCGAGCGCCGGCACAGACGCCAAGCCGAAGGTCACGATCAAGCCCGAGCAGGTGAAGGTCCAGGTGCTCAACGGCACCAAGACCGTGGGCAAGGGGCGCGAGGTCGCCGACCAGCTCGCCAAGGAGGGCTTCAACGTCGTCGGCCTGGGCAACTACGAGGCCGCGGGCGGCCAGAGCCTGGCCAAGACCGAGATCCACTACGCCAAGACCATCGAGACGGCCCCCGACCACGCGAGCACGCTGGCCGGAGCCGTCGTGCCCAAGCCCGCTCCGGCGGCGGGCAAGGTCACGGTCACCAACCCTCAGCCGTACACCGCCGCGGCCCCGCCCGCGACCGCCGCACCCAAGGGCACTCCGGTGATGCAGCTCGTCGTGGGTGAGGACTTCGAGTCGGTCAAGGTGACCAAGCTGCCCGACAGCGTCAACAACAGCACCATCACCGCGTCCGAGCAGAAGAACGCCTGCACCTGACCTCCAAGTTCCCTGTGGAATCGGGTGTTCTCCGTCCGCGCGAGGGAC
The nucleotide sequence above comes from Nonomuraea helvata. Encoded proteins:
- a CDS encoding LCP family protein, encoding MTDYRSVPVVDTGQGYRGAPTQPGSRMARRAAASAPPPPPPDDRSARGHRGGGGGGGGQNKMRILAWVSIGLTTVMVAGALTGYTVYRDALGNINKKSVNSDILNPRPPETGALNVLLVGSDTRAGKGNAKYGQQLARTADAGGKRTDTIILMHLSPGRDKARLISFPRDSMVQIPKCKNETTKQEMPPRRDMINSAYNSGGIACTISTIETLTGIRVNHFVEVDFSGFKNIVDALGGIEICLKSGVNDKNSHLVLPPGKSLLNGEKALGYVRLRHYGDGSDIQRIKRQQIFLSKVVAKATSSELLTDVGKLTDFIAAAGKSVTMDPELANDTEQLINIAMSAKQLTAGGVKFTTIPWGPDPEDKNRVVWRQPDANELFTSIKTDTEVATPAPSASAGTDAKPKVTIKPEQVKVQVLNGTKTVGKGREVADQLAKEGFNVVGLGNYEAAGGQSLAKTEIHYAKTIETAPDHASTLAGAVVPKPAPAAGKVTVTNPQPYTAAAPPATAAPKGTPVMQLVVGEDFESVKVTKLPDSVNNSTITASEQKNACT